A single Vigna radiata var. radiata cultivar VC1973A chromosome 8, Vradiata_ver6, whole genome shotgun sequence DNA region contains:
- the LOC106771762 gene encoding albumin-2-like yields the protein MSGTVYINAAFPSSMPFQVYFFMKNKYVRLYYTPGTTGEELLTPLELVSAGFPSLAGTPFAEQGIDCAFNTEGSEAYIFSNKTCAYIDYAPNTGNDRILVGPTTIAEMFPDLKNTVFAEGVDGAFRSTRDKEVYIFKGNQYARIDYNTKKLTQRFYEISEGFPVLKSTIFENGIDACFASHLENEVYLFKGDEYVRMKADPHGSQDTLLGDVTLIVEGWPVLKGILPVTD from the coding sequence ATGTCAGGCACTGTCTATATCAATGCCGCATTCCCTTCATCAATGCCATTCCAAGTCTATTTCTTCATGAAAAACAAGTACGTGAGGCTGTATTACACTCCCGGAACAACAGGTGAGGAACTTCTGACTCCTCTTGAATTGGTTAGTGCTGGTTTTCCATCACTTGCAGGAACGCCATTTGCAGAACAAGGAATAGACTGTGCCTTTAACACTGAAGGCAGTGAAGCATATATCTTCTCGAACAAGACCTGTGCCTACATAGACTATGCTCCAAACACAGGAAACGACAGGATCCTCGTAGGTCCTACCACAATCGCTGAAATGTTTCCCGACCTAAAAAACACGGTGTTTGCTGAGGGCGTGGATGGTGCATTTAGGTCAACCAGAGACAAAGAAGTTTACATATTCAAGGGAAATCAGTATGCTCGCATTGATTATAATACCAAGAAACTTACTCAGCGCTTTTATGAGATCAGCGAAGGGTTCCCTGTTTTGAAAAGTACGATCTTTGAAAATGGAATTGATGCGTGTTTTGCTTCTCATTTGGAGAATGAAGTCTACCTTTTCAAAGGAGACGAGTATGTGCGTATGAAAGCCGACCCACATGGAAGTCAGGACACACTTCTGGGTGATGTGACTCTTATCGTTGAAGGTTGGCCAGTCCTTAAAGGCATTTTGCCAGTCACCGATTGA